The window taacAGTTTCCATTGTATATTGGGATTTGGCTTAAATTATAGGCCACGTAGCACTAGAACTAGACTCACATATTGGTAAGGGATTCGTGtcgcaatggtagcgcgtctgactccagatcagaaggttgcgtgttcgattcacgtcgggttcaaattcttgtttcccattttttctagcattccttcttttgataatacgaatcttccaaatttaacAGTTTCCATTGTATATTGGGATTGGGCTTAAATTATAGGCCACGTAGCACTAGAACTAGACTCACATATTGGTAAGGGATCCGTGGCGtaatggtagcgcgtctgactccagatcagaaggttgcgtgttcgattcacgtcgggttcaaattcttgtttcccACTTTTTCTAgcattccttcttttgataatacgaatcttccaaatttaacAGTTTCCATTGTATATTGGGATTGGGCTTAAATTATAGGCCACGTAGCACTAGAACTAGACTCACATATTGGTAAGGGATCCGTGGCGtaatggtagcgcgtctgactccagatcagaaggttgcgtgttcgattcacgtcgggttcaaattcttgtttcccACTTTTTCTAgcattccttcttttgataatacgaatcttccaaatttaacAGTTTCCATTGTATATTGGGATTGGGCTTAAATTATAGGCCACGTAGCACTAGAACTAGACTCACATATTGGtaagggatccgtggcgcaatggtagcgcgtctgactccagatcagaaggttgcgtgttcgattcacgtcgggttcaaattcttgtttcccattttttctagcattccttcttttgataataCGAATCTTCCATTGTATATTGGGATTTGGTTTAAATTATAGGCCACGTAGCACTAGAACTAGACTCACATATTGGTAAGGGATctgtggcgcaatggtagcgcgtctgactccagatcagaaggttgtgtgttcgattcacgtcgggttcaaattcttgtttcccattttttctagcattccttcttttgataatacgaatcttccaaatttaacAGTTTCCATTGTATATTGGGATTGGGCTTAAATTATAGGCCACGTAGCACTAGAACTAGACTCACATATTGGTAAGGGATCCGTGGCGtaatggtagcgcgtctgactccagatcagaaggttgcgtgttcgattcacgtcgggttcaaattcttgtttcccACTTTTTCTAgcattccttcttttgataatacgaatcttccaaatttaacGGTTTCCATTGTATATTGGGATTGGGCTTAAATTATAGGCCACGTAGCACTAGAACTAGATTGACATATTGGtaagggatccgtggcgcaatTCTAACGCGTCTGACTctagatcagaaggttgcgtgttcgattcacgtcgtgttcaaattcttgtttcccACTTTTTCTAgcattccttcttttgataatacgaatcttccaaatttaacGGTTTCCATTGTATATTGGGATTGGGCTTAAATTATAGGCCACGTAGCACTAGAACTAGATTGACATATTGGtaagggatccgtggcgcaatTCTAACGCGTCTGACTctagatcagaaggttgcgtgttcgattcacgtcgtgttcaaattcttgtttcccACTTTTTCTAgcattccttcttttgataatatgaatcttccaaatttaacGGTTTCCATTCTATATTGGGATTGGGCTTAAATTATAGGCCACGTAGCACTAAAAATAGACTGACATATTGGTAAGGTATCCGTGGTGCAATGGTAGCACAtttgactccagatcagaatgttgcgtgttcgattcacgtcaggttcaaatttttgttttttgtttcccaCTCTTTCTAGCATTCCTTCTCTTGATAATACGAATCTGACATATTGGTAAGGGATCCGTGGAGTAGACTCCAGATCAAAAGGTTGCcttttctataatttatagGCCAGAACTAGAACTAGAGTGGCATACTTACAAGGGATTCGGTGTTGCAGTATAGTGGTCCTCCAACATCCTTGTTGAAAGATTCCAACACTGCCttgtattaaatattataaataaatgttctAGGATAAAATCTAACATACCTTATACGATTCAGCCCAAGACATTAATCATCATACCTCAATCAGCTCAGGACTTTAAGGCTTCACGGTTTGGGATATTTGGGGCAGCagacagagagaagaaagccaGAATGCAGTGTCTCGTCAATTTGCCAGCTTACCCTgatggaaataaaataaatatggtccgaataacaataaaatatactacaaGAAGATTAAACAAATTGAAGTTTTTACTGCTTTAGTATTCATATATCAAAAATAAGACAGAGAAACATCTTTAACCACCGCATTCCAATCATAGCAGTAGAGTTCAATTTAGGTGTTGATGATAGAAAAGTTCTCCTCCAAACCAATGATCGTTCCAAAACGTTCACGTTAATGGAACTAAGAACAAAGATTTCTTGGCTTAAGGATTTTGGTAATCGTTCATAATTGTTGAGCTCTCAACATCTTGCAGGGAGATACTAGGTgctctcattttcatttaccATGGTGTGCCATTTTTGGCTTCATTCCTATATTCCAACCCTTCTATGAACAAAACTAGAGAGGTCCACCTACATGAAcctcaaattaaataaaacaacttTGCAAGTTTTCCAGAAGGCTCCTTTTGCTCTATTCTCTTTATCAATCCTCCTATCAAAAGTCTTAACTTCTTTAATGAAAGAACGAAAGATTAACGAGTGTTTACGAGCCTGATGCAAATAGACCGAAACAAAAAGAGCTCCAGCTTCTTACAAAGTGATACGCACAAGGcaatattcatttaaatctAAGCAAACGTGTCCGATTGTTTCCAGAactaaatatgaatttaagCAAGGTTTGACAAATCTTCATAGATAGGCCTTCTAAGTTATGTATGCTTACGGTTCCGCCTAAAAAAGACCACATCAGAAGCAGCGCACCATCTACTCAAGtgacattaaaatttttataggATAAACCAAACCGTCTCGCAACTATCAGAATACACAGTCTAAGCTATCTACattatagaaatttaaacCTGACTCGGTGCGTTCAAGCAGCATCATGTATTGTTGAGTTCAAAATCGAGTCCAAagcttcaaataaaattaataaacccTGGAGAAGCAACTAAACAACTAATATTTGAACACTGCcataagaaatgaagaaataagcTAAGAACTACGATCCCGATAAGATATAATCAATTAGCCAAAAGGCAAATCACAAAATCAAACTCCGGAAAGTAATGCTAATAACTAGCAAACTATAAACAATAGACATGTTCGATGTCACTTAAAATGCCGATCGCAAGGCTAACGACTAACCTAGTTCCTTATTCCGAACAGCTATGTCTATTCCATGCATTTTTTGGAGAAACGGAGATGCATTTGACGAATGGCAACAATCTCGGATGAAAATGAAGACAAGGAAGTGCATTAttagagaaatgaaaatgagagagtTGTTTTCCAGACCTTAAGAGGATGAAGGGAGGTCGAAGGATGCCGTGGATGACGAGACCTAGTGTTGCAAAAGCCCTTGGATCTCCGGGAATCGCCATTTTCGAGTTTGGTTTTCTGTCCCCGGACTTCTTGTTTTCCCGCTCTTTCACTCTGCTCTCTATGCTAGAAGGAACTATGAACCGCGTTACAACTTACAAGTGCCTGAACAACGAGTCCTCTATCCGTAATTATTAagaacttattaaatattgtttaaaaaatttagtgatttatttgatataaaactaagattttataaatttattaaaattgaaagactaaaattattttattttttatttttNTTGCAATGGTAGCACGTCTGACTCAGGATCAGAAGGTTgtgtgttcgattcacgtcggtttcaaattcttgtttacCTCTTTTTTTAgcattccttcttttgataatacgaatcttccaaatttaacAATTTCCATTGTATATTGGGATTGGGCTTAAATTATAGGTCACATAACACTAGAACTAGACTGACATATTGGTAAGGGATTTGTGGTGCAATGGTTGCACGTTTGACTctagatcagaaggttgcgtgttcgattcacgtcgggttcaaattcttgtttccaACCTTTTCTAgcattccttcttttgataatacgaatcttccaaatttaacGTTTTCCATTGTATATTGGGATTGGGCTTAAATTATAGGTCACGTGGCACTAGAACTAGACTGACATATTGGTAAGGGATCCGTGGTACAATTCTAACGCGTTTGACTctagatcagaaggttgcgtgttcgattcacgttgggttcaaattcttgtttccaACCTTTTCTAgcattccttcttttgataatacgaatcttccaaatttaataGTGGGATTCGTGGCGCAATTGcagcgcgtctgactccagatcagaaggttgcgtgttcgattcggTTTAAATTCTTGTTCCCATTTTTTCTAgctttccttcttttgataataCGGATCTTCCAAATTTAAGAGTTTCCATTGTATATTGGGATTGGGCTTAAATTATAGGCCACGTAGCACTAGAACTAGACTGACATATTGGTAAGGGATtcgtggcgcaatggtagcgcgtctgactccagatcagaagattgtgtgttcgattcacgtcgtGTTCAAATTCTACAGTTTCCATTGTATATTGGGATTGGGCTTAAATTATAGGCCATGTAGCACTAGAACTAGACTAACATATTGGTAAGGGATccatggcgcaatggtagTGCGTCTAACTCTAGATTAGAatgttgcgtgttcgattcacgtccggggtcaaattcttgttttccACAAGGTTGCGTATTCGATTCACGTCGtgttcaaattcttgtttcccattttttctagcattccttcttttgataatacgaatcttccaaatttaacAGTTTCCATTGTATATTGGGATTGGGCTTAAATTATAGGCCAaccgagaaaaaaaaaaaaaaaaacactttccGTAGTTGAGCTAacaaaaactaagaaaaagtAAGAGCTCTAGCCCAaggctaacagatattatccgtgcATCTAATggagaaagatttccacaccctcataagaaaacaaccgacgtgagatctcacagtttGCATCAGCATCTTCGCTCGCATTCACGGTACGCATctttcgttccactctccaaccgacgtgagatttCATAAcccacccccttgagggcaCGGTGTCCTCACTGGTACACTGCTCGgcgtctagctctgatatcaccGTAACAGTCCAAGGCCACcattagccgatattgtccgctttagcttATTACATATCgattgtttttttaacaaaaagcCCTTTAGTTATCCCGAGTTTACAAAAAGCCCTTCAAAATGCACTTTTGTTCTCTAGAGtttacaaaagtaaaattttagtttagttttagaaagtatttataaatGGTATGCAACTCTTCTACGAGTTGCATCCTTTCGCATCTATGAGTTGTGTTTATTCATCCAATGGATAAAAGCCTTTTCATTTCCACAAACTGATAACAAATTTTTAGAACATTCATGACTACAGAGAATCTATAAACCTCattaaaacaatatctatAAAGTTGACAAGATTAAGCTTTCTATATATTTGAACAATGCAGATTGAATGATGCAGCAAATGTAACTACAGGGTTCATATCTCAGCTTCATACCTAACAGCAGCGCGCCATGGTTCGAATATCAGAATGCTTCTACCCTAACGGCATCACGGGGCTTATCATAGGCATCTTTCGATCTCGACTTCTTCACTCCTGCAGTGAACCATACCTTATCAGATTTGTAGCCCTCAACCGTCACGCTTGTCACTTTCACCCACACTAGGACCTTTGTCTTCATTCCTTCAATGCCTGTGAGCTTCCCTCTCTGAAGAGTTCCTTTAACCCGTGTTGCATATCGGATTACAGACGAATCCTTGAAGCTTATCTCGCAAACCGATGGTAAGTAGACGATCAGCTTCGACTTGGATTCATCAAATTCGTAGCAGGTTATGTTCTGAGGAAAGAGGCCGGGTGGTAAGTTGTACTCGCGAAGTAAATCTGGTAAGCTCTTCAATGGCTTTCCTGTGGGAGGAAAAAGATATGACCAATCTTACAGCATTATGCTCACTTGAATCTCTTACAACTTAACACAAGGGAAGAGGGGCAGCAGTCATAAGGGACTAAAAGATAGTTTACAAAACAAggttttagaacgcgtctactagatattatcctctttggatttttcctttcgagatctacctcaaggttttagaacgcgtctgtaagtgagagattttcacacccttataatataagaatgtttcattcccctctctaaccaatgtgagatctcacaatccaccccttggagcccagcgtcctcgctagcacatcgtctagtgtctggctataataccatttgtaacagcccaaactcaccactagcatatattgtcctcttcgggttttcccttttgggcttcccctcaaagttttaaaatagtctactaaagagagatttccacacccttataaggaatgtttcattcccttcttcaaccgatgtgggatctcacaacaatACCTTATGAGGGCTAATTCATAGGGACTTTTTGGAGGAGTTGAGAGGCTATGGTGGGGATTGTCCTGCACTTCGCTCATCAAAACCAGCATTAAGTGTGCACTCATCCTGATATAAAATGAGATAATATGCTAGAAGTTACCTTTTAGCTTGTTGAAGATCCACTTTGCCTTCTCTTCAACCGTGCTTGAAAAAGTCTGCAATAAACAACAACATATATGAGATTCTAACCAAGTTCTAAGTTTAATGTTTGCCTACACAGAAATCGAAAGATATTCAGCGTTTTAACTGATACCAATATTGATAATTAACTGAAGAACCATTGCAAAAAGAGAAATCCTCATTTTTCACAGACAGATTCCAAATACTAACATATAAGATCTCATTCTAGTACAGATCAAGGAGTCTTATCCCAATAGATTTTGgttgataaatataattagtGGAAGAAACCAAATCCCAAGGTTTCTTTTCAATCAAACTGATGCAAACAACCAAATCCCAAGAAGCCTCATCAGTCCATTTTCACTTCAATCGTAACCCTGTCGCTTAATCCTCTGATTAGTGGAAGAAACCAACGGATCTCACCTTAAATCTTGGTAATAAGCAATAATCAACGCAAAATCAGCACAAAATCCACAGACAATGTCAATCAAATCGAGCTGCATTACTTAAATCgcgaaaaacaaaaagaaaccaacactcaaaatcaaagaaaaccaCAGGCAGCAGAGGGTACAATAAACGATCGAACGAGagaacaaaatcaacaaacacaaagaaaaaacaaaacgagAAACTCACATGGAAATCGTCGGTGATGTTGGAGAATTCCTCCTTGGCTTTCTTTGAAACCCACAAGCTCCCAACCTTCAAGCTGCTCACCTTGGTCAAAGCCTTCTCCATTTTCGCAGCTCGGACCGAGCTTCTCTTCCTCTAAAACACAGCGATGATAGAAGAAAACGGCGAAATGGGAGTACTGGAGAGAACGCGAGCCGCATCCATATAAATCTGAAGCTACCAAGAGAAAACAACGGCGCAACTGTCAAATGTGAATTGTGGCGCTCTAAATTCTGTTCCGCGCTGTTGCTAAGCAAGAGTGATGTGAATTGTTGTGAAATGGAAACGGAAGGGTAATTTggtcattttaaaaatcaaaattatagttttaaaaaaattatggataaaTGAATATACCATCAtaaaaaaccataaaattaaaataaattaattaataatattataattttttttgggctagattatattctttaaaaattcacaaaataaaactttaaccgtcaattcaaaatttaatgataaaaatatatattttttaatatttataaaaagttacagatattattattggatgatgaagatgagTTGGCACGTGGGTGAGCCGTCTCAGTATGGTTTACAGCTCAAAAGTTGATAAAGACACAGCCGCCTTCTGatgtttccatttttcttttaattttattttgttacatTGCTccaaaaatcattttttaatatatttaattacacgtttaaaataaaacttttattttgtgtttaataatttttttaatatttattcccttgaatataaattaatgtttatatttattagatctaaatattaaattgtttttagtaaaatttaattcatacattatttattaaatataaaatataaagtttaaaaatgtattaaatttgtcatatttgaaagtataatttagatattaatttaatttagcttttgtttttaaatagttcTACCTAATTATGGGTCGGTGCCTAAtcaaaatgttaaaagaattattgataaaaagaaataatgtaaGAGAATATTAATTATGACAATAATATTCTGTAATAATcaatacatttaaaatatagattcGAACcataatacatttatttttaacttagaAAAATTAcgtatttagtttttaaacttGTTTATATATATCGATCTATAgacattaattttatgtttaaataattcaGTGTAAAATATGGTATATGATATATGGTATATAGTAAACCTTTCCcgaatataatatatttttattattgaattatgttAAATTTAATACGATGATTATTCAAATTTACCCTTTAACTTAATAATTTAAGGAAAGCTCGTATGAGTGAAATGTATTATTTGTTTAGACAACAATTAAAtgagtttattttaataaagaaaaatgtttttttttaataatgttaaaaatattaaattaaaaatttccgttaaataaaactaataaaacaGCTCAGATactattgtttttaaaattatatatatatatatatatatctgtatttataaatttttccACCAAATTCATTATTGTCataataaaacaagaaatgaaccAAACTGGGTCCATAAATGGCAGTACCACAGCACAGTTTTTAAGGCTGTGGATGTAACAGACCTTAAAACGACAACGCATTGGATCTGGTCGCTGAGATCGATCAGATAAGACGTCTAACTGCTCAATCACCACCGTACGATGTTGTACACCTATTCTGACCAAAATATCCCCactcttcttctcttattcCGCTTTAGtcctttcttcttattttctaattaGATCTGGGCCGAACATAAAGCCCAATAATAAGATTTTGAAATTGGGCTAGGAAAGGCCCATGTTGACTCTCCCAGCTGTCAGCTTAACCTCGGCCATATTGACCGGACAACCCCCGCATATGTGGAAGGGAGCAATTAGGTGGGGCCCACCGGAAACAAACGACGCTTTCATGATTAGCGGTCAACCCTAGGATTTTTATACTTTACCAAACGGTGGGACCCACACAgaacatatttttttcaaaaataaataaataaataaaaagaatttcgTATTAGGGCTACTGTGTAATGTAATGTACTCTATACGGGAGCCGTCCATGCAACCCTGGAATAAAATCCTAAATACCCAATCAAAATTAactcatttgtttttttttttttcttttattagtataattaagttttcttttttattttctttaatttatggTAATAAGAATTTAACACGAGTGAAAATGACAAATCTGATTGCTGGGCCACGTCATAAGTTGGCTCTGGTGCATATGACATGTGAATTGGGACCCACAATAGCGATTACATTTGCCacaataatcttaaaaaaaaaaaacatatctttcttttcatagagaggtttaattaattaattatcatgaaaataagatgaaaagaaaattgaaaaatattataattaaattaaaatttaaaaatatgtatttaaaaCGTCAAcgaaatcaaaatataataaattagataaattGAAGTATTTGAATAAAACATACATAATAAGAATTTTgggatttttaaaatttaaaattattttaatataaaattagaagtATGAAGACCCAgagatttttatatttaaaaaaaataaaaataaaattttaattttaattttaccaaaataaaatcaaaacggaAAAAAGAACATTTAATCTCAGCCGTTGAATGGAAGATAGAGAGAGGCAGATCGGAGGGTGGAAAAGGGAGTGGAGGAGAGTTACTGAAAAGGGCTTAAAAATTGTCTGTGGGGAAGGGGGATGGATAAACGGGAAAGAGACGGATGGCGACGAAGAGCAGACTCGAAAGGCCGaatccaaaaatatatataatattaaaaaatgaaaaatattattaatttcagaTTCGAGCGTGGGGACCACCGTCGTCATGGGAGGGGTATTTGtgtaataacaaataaaatatgggGGTGGTTTGGTAATTAGGTTGTTTGTAAATGAGGGGCAGAACGGGGAGAGAATTTGTAGGTGGCCTAGATTCGTGGACGGAAATCGACATGGGGATTTGAGAGCGAAGAGGTTTTGATTGCTTCGCTTGTTTGCAATTTTCGCCGCAATGCCCTTTTTGGAATTTGGACGGCGTGAAGCATGTGTACGGATTCGATTCGAATAATACCCTAATTTTCCATCGCATTCCTAACCTTTGTAAATTACTAAAACACCCTTCCCCTTTCATCTTCTCTTCACAACTTAACCTTCGTCgggttattattttaaaagtattccCAATACATATTACATTAAACTAAAGTcttataaagttcaaatatctAACACGTTTACAAGTCACATACATCACTAACATCAATTACAAAcgttaaaatctattttaaaaaaaattagggtagGTTATAaagtcatatgaacacctttatttaaattttttattttattgggataattttttaaaaaattatattgttaagaatgagaaatagaattgagatGAAGGTGTGTAATATTCCTGACGTTTAAATAACATACAAGTTCcaaattaaactaattaaatattaaaaataaaataaaatataccgttaattaaatcatatattaattacgaatatctaaaatatatttcataactaattaCCAAATATTATCTCCggataaaaaggaaaaagtggactgaattgaattttaattttaagggACAAAGAAAGGCCGACCAGAGACTGACCGAGGCTCCACTTAACTCGGTTGCCAGTATAGCACAGGCATATAgctgtttttatttattttattttattattgattctTTAATAATTACGTGACGGCTAATTGTATTATTCAAAAATTACAGTCTGGAATGTTACAATAGcttaaaattaactttttaattattattaaatcgGGCCTAAATTAACATAGAAAccttaaaattcacaaatcaAACTTCAGATTGAGCTAAATTCCCCATTTGGTCACcttactaattattatttatacacAGTTTCCATCCTCGGCGcacaataaacaaataaatattaaattaaatgtatctcattttattattattattattatttaaagtatGTCTCTCTCTTCTGGTACATGGGAAAGTATGACTTTACCCATTAATAAAGTCCCCTTTTCCCCTCCTTCGAAGGGTATACATGGAAATTACTTAATTaggttgaaaattgaaaagtacatttaatttaattaattaaaatcgtttcataattaaattattattattattattttgttattaatttaaattttaaaatacataaaaaaggTGGGGTGAGTGGTGGGCCCACTCCCAGTTTTTGCCAAATATTCCTCCTTATTAGTTGCTTTGGAAAGACTCACTCATTTTCCATGAAATTGATAATAATCTTTCCAATGGgaccactctctctctctcttatttatttatttatttatttatcatttatctttattttatgcaaaataaataaaatttaaaatatcctTTCAacccatttatttaaattattattcatattAAGTCACGATGTCActaaactatattttaatccCATCtcattgtatttttattatattaacgTATTTTATtgtctctatttttttaaaactataatttcaaaactacACTACTTTAACCAAACAATTTAACAGTAAATACGTTTAAATGTACTGTGATGTCCCAAGTTGGTTAGGGAGAaaaacaaatcaccatttataagggtgtgaaaacatttccacgtattttaaaaccttaagtggaagcttgaaagggaaagcccaaataagacaatatcttctagcggtgaatttgggtcgttacaacgaggcagtgtgccagtaagaacgaTAGGCCCCAAAgatggtggatttgggggtggtcccacattgattggaggaaggaaagagtgtcagctactggaggaagaaaagagtgaCAGCGatgacgctgggccccgaagggggtggattgtgatgtcccaaattgattagggaggagaacaaaccaccattcataagggtgtggaaacctttccctagtagacgtgttttaaagccttgaggggaagcccgacaACGactggaggaaggaaagagtgccagcgaggacgctgggctccgaagaggggtggattgtgatgtcccacattagttgggggaaaacaaactaccatttataagggtgtgtaaacctttccctggtagacgcgttttaagggAAGctggaaagggaaagcccaaacagcacaatatctgctatctactcttttattttaaatatttatttacttatttaaaactttaatatgGTAAgtgataatattattatttttttaaaaatgaaaatatgtcttaattaatcaaatatttattgtttacagaaaaatgaactttaatttaattatatttttaaaggatacataaattaattataaacatgaaaatatggatttatggaaattaaggaaataaatattggaaaacttttattaataataataatattaatattgagGCGGCATTAAGAATTGATATTTCCACTTTTCGGGCATCCCCAGATTGATGTGTGATGCTCCACGTCCCACCTCATTACCATTAGAAGGAGAGAAAGATGGGTGTTTTTGGGGCCATGGATTTGGACTTCACAGTTCATATGAACAAATGGCCCCACGCTAAGATGCACTGCTATATTATTCATTCAATTCGATATCGCTACCATCCCGTAACGATTATTTAATAATCGAGAGCATATGCATAACTTAattgatataaaatatataattttgattaaaaaaatgaattttattataaaaatattatttttacgTCGGAAtatgtg is drawn from Cucurbita pepo subsp. pepo cultivar mu-cu-16 chromosome LG09, ASM280686v2, whole genome shotgun sequence and contains these coding sequences:
- the LOC111802763 gene encoding uncharacterized protein At5g01610-like; this encodes MEKALTKVSSLKVGSLWVSKKAKEEFSNITDDFHTFSSTVEEKAKWIFNKLKGKPLKSLPDLLREYNLPPGLFPQNITCYEFDESKSKLIVYLPSVCEISFKDSSVIRYATRVKGTLQRGKLTGIEGMKTKVLVWVKVTSVTVEGYKSDKVWFTAGVKKSRSKDAYDKPRDAVRVEAF